Below is a window of Sporosarcina ureae DNA.
CCTGCTTTTTACACAGCGATTCGCGCATATACCAATGTAGGAGACGGTGTCATTATCTTCCGACCGGTGTACTATCCATTTGGTGCAGCCATTGATGATAATAAACGCACAGAAGTGAATGTGCCTCTGTTGTATCAGGATGGAGAGTACACAATTGATTTCGAGGCGTTTGAAAAGGCGGCTGCTGATCCGAAGAACAAAATATTGATCTTCTGTAGTCCGCATAATCCGGTAGGCCGCGTATGGAAGAGAGACGAACTTGAAAAGGTAGCAGAAATAGCAGTAAAACATAGTCTATACGTAATCTCAGATGAAATTTGGTATGACTTTGTTATGCCAGGCTATACGCACACCGTGCTAGCCACTGTAAATGAAAAATTGAATGATTTACTCATCACCTGTACAGCGCCATCTAAATCATTCAATCTAGCAGGCATGATGAACTCTAGCACGATTATTTCGAACGAGGAATTACGTGAGAAGTTCCGTCATGAGCTAGGGATCGTCCGCGGAGACCTAGTAGGAATCCTAGGGTATAAAGCGTGCGAACTAGCGTATACGAAGTCTGAAGCATGGCTGGATGAATTATTGAAGCTACTAGATGTCAATCAGCGACTTGTACATGAATACTTCAAAGAGAACTTCCCGCAAATCAAAGCACCATTAGTGGAAGGGACGTATCTTCAGTGGCTTGACTTCCGAGAGCTGGATATGACGAACGAAGAGTTGGAAGAATTCTTGCATATGGAAGCTGAATTCTTTACGGACGAAGGATACGTATTTGGAGAAGAGGGCAATGGATTTGAACGAATTAATATTGCTCTGCCAACAGATGCACTTGAAGAAGCGCTGCATCGTTTAGGAAAAGCGCTACAAAGGAAAGTAAAGTAAGAACAAAAGCAGTGGACTGCCGCATAATCGGCTGTCCACTGCTTTTTACTAGTATAATTCTTTTGCATGGAGCAGTTTCAGATCGGTTTTGAATAAAAAAAGCACTAGGAATATAATAAGTAGCATGCCTTGTGTAAAGACTGAGATCGCAACTGTGGCGTTCAGGATGAAAAAGTGCATGAAGGCAGGGTGTTGCGACTTCATATAAGGACACCGAATAGTTGCGTATA
It encodes the following:
- a CDS encoding MalY/PatB family protein, giving the protein MKYDFTTRINRKNAGSLKWNQMYEWNPDVSEEVIPLSVADMELKNPPEVIEGLKEYLDEAVLGYTGPTDGFLNAVVNWQKKRHNWEIKKEWIVNTAGVLPAFYTAIRAYTNVGDGVIIFRPVYYPFGAAIDDNKRTEVNVPLLYQDGEYTIDFEAFEKAAADPKNKILIFCSPHNPVGRVWKRDELEKVAEIAVKHSLYVISDEIWYDFVMPGYTHTVLATVNEKLNDLLITCTAPSKSFNLAGMMNSSTIISNEELREKFRHELGIVRGDLVGILGYKACELAYTKSEAWLDELLKLLDVNQRLVHEYFKENFPQIKAPLVEGTYLQWLDFRELDMTNEELEEFLHMEAEFFTDEGYVFGEEGNGFERINIALPTDALEEALHRLGKALQRKVK